Proteins encoded by one window of Macaca mulatta isolate MMU2019108-1 chromosome 10, T2T-MMU8v2.0, whole genome shotgun sequence:
- the ADAM33 gene encoding disintegrin and metalloproteinase domain-containing protein 33 isoform X9, which produces MGWRPGRARGSPFLLLLLLLLLWPVPGAGVLPGHIPGQSVTPYWVLDGRPWRTVSLEEPVLKPDMGLVALEAEGQELLLELEKNHRLLAPGYIETHYAPDGRPVVLAPNHKDHCHYQGRVRGFPNSWVVLCTCSGMSGLITLSSNASYYLRPWPPRGSKDFSTHKIFRMEQLFTWKGACGHRDPGDKAGMASLPGAPQSRDRREARRTGRYLELYIVADHTLVRRPQGLAGSGMGPAQHLKPPGFLPSQFLTQQRNLNHTKQRLLEVANYVDQLLRTLDIQVVLTGLEVWTERDRSRVTQDANATLWAFLQWRRRLWAQRPHDSTQLLTGRAFQGATVGLAPVEGMCRAESSGGVSTDHSELPIGAAATMAHEIGHSLGLSHDPDGCCVEAAAESGGCVMAAATGRHPFPRVFSACSRRQLRAFFRKGGGACLSNAPDSGLPVLPARCGNGFVEAGEECDCGSGQECRDLCCFAHNCSLRPGAQCAHGDCCAHCLLKPAGALCRQAMGDCDLPEFCTGISSHCPPDVYLLDGSPCARGSGYCWDGACPTLEQQCQQLWGPGSHPAPEACFQVVNSAGDAHGNCGQDSKGHFLPCAGRDVLCGKLQCQGGKPSLLTPHMVPVDSTVHLDGHEVTCRGVLALPGAQLDLLGLGMVEPGTQCGPRMVCQSRRCENTAFQELHRCLTACHSHGVCNSNHNCHCAPGWAPPFCDNPGFGGSTDSGPVQPENRDTFLLAMLLSVLLPLLPGAGLAWCCYRLPGAHLQRCSWGCRRDPACSGPKDGPHRDHPLGGVHPMELGPTATGQPWALGPENSHEPSSHPEKPVARSPA; this is translated from the exons ATGGGCTGGAGACCCGGGAGAGCTCGGGGGTCCCCGTtcctgctgctgctactgctccTGCTGCTCTGGCCAGTGCCTGGCGCCGGGGTGCTTCCAG GACATATCCCTGGGCAGTCAGTCACCCCCTACTGGGTCCTGGATGGACGACCCTGGCGCACTGTCAGCCTGGAGGAGCCG GTCTTGAAGCCAGACATGGGGCTGGTGGCCCTGGAGGCTGAAGGCCAGGAGCTCCTGCTTGAGCTGGAGAAGAACCA CAGGCTGCTGGCCCCAGGATACATAGAAACCCACTACGCCCCAGATGGGCGGCCAGTGGTGCTGGCCCCCAACCACAAG GATCATTGCCACTACCAAGGGCGAGTAAGGGGCTTCCCCAACTCCTGGGTAGTCCTCTGCACCTGCTCTGGGATGAG TGGCCTGATCACCCTCAGCAGCAATGCCAGCTATTATCTGCGTCCCTGGCCGCCCCGGGGCTCCAAGGACTTCTCAACCCACAAGATCTTCCGGATGGAGCAGCTGTTCACCTGGAAAGGAGCCTGTGGCCATAGAGATCCTGGGGACAAAGCGGGCATGGCCAGCCTTCCTGGGGCTCCCCAGAGCAGG GACAGGCGAGAAGCGCGCAGGACCGGGAGGTACCTGGAACTGTACATTGTGGCAGACCACACCCTGGTGAGGAGACCCCAGGGGTTGGCGGGGTCTGGGATGGGGCCAGCTCAGCACCTCAAGCCACCAGGATTTCTGCCTTCCCAGTTCTTGACCCAGCAGCGAAACTTGAACCACACCAAACAGCGTCTCCTGGAAGTCGCCAACTACGTGGACCAG CTTCTCAGGACTCTGGACATTCAGGTGGTGCTGACCGGTCTGGAAGTGTGGACCGAGCGGGACCGCAGCCGCGTCACGCAGGACGCCAACGCCACGCTCTGGGCCTTCCTGCAGTGGCGACGGAGGCTGTGGGCGCAGCGGCCCCACGACTCCACGCAGCTGCTCAC GGGCCGCGCCTTCCAGGGCGCCACAGTGGGCCTGGCGCCCGTCGAGGGCATGTGCCGCGCCGAGAGCTCGGGAGGCGTGAGCACG GACCATTCGGAGCTCCCCATTGGCGCCGCAGCCACCATGGCCCATGAGATTGGCCACAGCCTCGGCCTCAGCCACGACCCCGACGGCTGCTGCGTGGAGGCTGCGGCCGAGTCCGGAGGCTGCGTCATGGCTGCGGCCACCGG TAGGCACCCGTTCCCGCGCGTGTTCAGCGCCTGCAGCCGCCGCCAGCTGCGTGCCTTCTTCCGCAAGGGGGGCGGCGCGTGCCTCTCCAATGCCCCGGACTCCGGACTCCCAGTGCTGCCGGCGCGCTGCGGGAACGGCTTTGTGGAGGCGGGCGAGGAGTGTGACTGCGGCTCTGGCCAG GAGTGCCGCGACCTCTGCTGCTTTGCTCACAACTGCTCGCTGCGCCCGGGGGCCCAGTGCGCCCACGGGGACTGCTGCGCGCACTGCCTG CTGAAGCCGGCTGGAGCGCTGTGCCGCCAGGCCATGGGCGACTGTGACCTCCCTGAGTTCTGCACGGGCATCTCCTCCCACTGTCCCCCAGACGTTTACCTACTGGACGGCTCACCCTGTGCCAGGGGCAGTGGCTACTGCTGGGATGGCGCATGTCCCACGCTGGAGCAGCAGTGCCAGCAGCTCTGGGGGCCTG GCTCCCATCCAGCCCCCGAGGCCTGTTTCCAGGTGGTGAACTCTGCGGGAGATGCCCACGGGAACTGCGGCCAGGACAGCAAGGGCCACTTCCTGCCCTGTGCAGGGAG GGATGTCCTGTGTGGGAAGCTACAGTGCCAGGGCGGAAAGCCCAGCCTGCTCACACCGCACATGGTGCCAGTGGACTCCACCGTTCACCTAGATGGCCATGAAGTGACCTGTCGGGGAGTGTTGGCACTCCCTGGTGCCCAGCTGGACCTGCTTGGCCTGGGCATGGTAGAACCAGGCACCCAGTGTGGACCTAGAATG GTGTGCCAGAGTAGGCGCTGCGAGAACACCGCCTTCCAGGAGCTGCATCGCTGCCTGACTGCCTGCCACAGCCATGGG GTTTGCAATAGCAACCATAactgccactgtgctccaggctgggcTCCACCCTTCTGTGACAACCCAGGCTTTGGTGGCAGCACGGACAGTGGCCCTGTGCAGCCTGAAA ACCGTGACACCTTCCTGCTGGCCATGCTCCTCAGCGTCCTGCTGCCTCTGCTCCCAGGGGCTGGCCTGGCCTGGTGTTGCTACCGACTCCCAGGAGCCCATCTGCAGCGAtgcagctggggctgcaggaggGACCCTGCGTGCAGTGG GCCCAAGGATGGCCCACACAGGGACCACCCCCTGGGCGGCGTTCACCCCATGGAGTTGGGACCCACAGCCACTGGACAGCCCTGGGCCCTGG GCCCCGAGAACTCTCATGAGCCCAGCAGCCACCCTGAGAAGCCTGTGGCCCGCAGTCCCGCCTGA
- the ADAM33 gene encoding disintegrin and metalloproteinase domain-containing protein 33 isoform X7, which translates to MGWRPGRARGSPFLLLLLLLLLWPVPGAGVLPGHIPGQSVTPYWVLDGRPWRTVSLEEPVLKPDMGLVALEAEGQELLLELEKNHRLLAPGYIETHYAPDGRPVVLAPNHKDHCHYQGRVRGFPNSWVVLCTCSGMSGLITLSSNASYYLRPWPPRGSKDFSTHKIFRMEQLFTWKGACGHRDPGDKAGMASLPGAPQSRDRREARRTGRYLELYIVADHTLVRRPQGLAGSGMGPAQHLKPPGFLPSQFLTQQRNLNHTKQRLLEVANYVDQLLRTLDIQVVLTGLEVWTERDRSRVTQDANATLWAFLQWRRRLWAQRPHDSTQLLTGRAFQGATVGLAPVEGMCRAESSGGVSTDHSELPIGAAATMAHEIGHSLGLSHDPDGCCVEAAAESGGCVMAAATGRHPFPRVFSACSRRQLRAFFRKGGGACLSNAPDSGLPVLPARCGNGFVEAGEECDCGSGQECRDLCCFAHNCSLRPGAQCAHGDCCAHCLLKPAGALCRQAMGDCDLPEFCTGISSHCPPDVYLLDGSPCARGSGYCWDGACPTLEQQCQQLWGPGSHPAPEACFQVVNSAGDAHGNCGQDSKGHFLPCAGRDVLCGKLQCQGGKPSLLTPHMVPVDSTVHLDGHEVTCRGVLALPGAQLDLLGLGMVEPGTQCGPRMVCQSRRCENTAFQELHRCLTACHSHGVCNSNHNCHCAPGWAPPFCDNPGFGGSTDSGPVQPENRDTFLLAMLLSVLLPLLPGAGLAWCCYRLPGAHLQRCSWGCRRDPACSGWAAPSHLESTVAPPAPGSPADHIHSIHPPPLLPGPENSHEPSSHPEKPVARSPA; encoded by the exons ATGGGCTGGAGACCCGGGAGAGCTCGGGGGTCCCCGTtcctgctgctgctactgctccTGCTGCTCTGGCCAGTGCCTGGCGCCGGGGTGCTTCCAG GACATATCCCTGGGCAGTCAGTCACCCCCTACTGGGTCCTGGATGGACGACCCTGGCGCACTGTCAGCCTGGAGGAGCCG GTCTTGAAGCCAGACATGGGGCTGGTGGCCCTGGAGGCTGAAGGCCAGGAGCTCCTGCTTGAGCTGGAGAAGAACCA CAGGCTGCTGGCCCCAGGATACATAGAAACCCACTACGCCCCAGATGGGCGGCCAGTGGTGCTGGCCCCCAACCACAAG GATCATTGCCACTACCAAGGGCGAGTAAGGGGCTTCCCCAACTCCTGGGTAGTCCTCTGCACCTGCTCTGGGATGAG TGGCCTGATCACCCTCAGCAGCAATGCCAGCTATTATCTGCGTCCCTGGCCGCCCCGGGGCTCCAAGGACTTCTCAACCCACAAGATCTTCCGGATGGAGCAGCTGTTCACCTGGAAAGGAGCCTGTGGCCATAGAGATCCTGGGGACAAAGCGGGCATGGCCAGCCTTCCTGGGGCTCCCCAGAGCAGG GACAGGCGAGAAGCGCGCAGGACCGGGAGGTACCTGGAACTGTACATTGTGGCAGACCACACCCTGGTGAGGAGACCCCAGGGGTTGGCGGGGTCTGGGATGGGGCCAGCTCAGCACCTCAAGCCACCAGGATTTCTGCCTTCCCAGTTCTTGACCCAGCAGCGAAACTTGAACCACACCAAACAGCGTCTCCTGGAAGTCGCCAACTACGTGGACCAG CTTCTCAGGACTCTGGACATTCAGGTGGTGCTGACCGGTCTGGAAGTGTGGACCGAGCGGGACCGCAGCCGCGTCACGCAGGACGCCAACGCCACGCTCTGGGCCTTCCTGCAGTGGCGACGGAGGCTGTGGGCGCAGCGGCCCCACGACTCCACGCAGCTGCTCAC GGGCCGCGCCTTCCAGGGCGCCACAGTGGGCCTGGCGCCCGTCGAGGGCATGTGCCGCGCCGAGAGCTCGGGAGGCGTGAGCACG GACCATTCGGAGCTCCCCATTGGCGCCGCAGCCACCATGGCCCATGAGATTGGCCACAGCCTCGGCCTCAGCCACGACCCCGACGGCTGCTGCGTGGAGGCTGCGGCCGAGTCCGGAGGCTGCGTCATGGCTGCGGCCACCGG TAGGCACCCGTTCCCGCGCGTGTTCAGCGCCTGCAGCCGCCGCCAGCTGCGTGCCTTCTTCCGCAAGGGGGGCGGCGCGTGCCTCTCCAATGCCCCGGACTCCGGACTCCCAGTGCTGCCGGCGCGCTGCGGGAACGGCTTTGTGGAGGCGGGCGAGGAGTGTGACTGCGGCTCTGGCCAG GAGTGCCGCGACCTCTGCTGCTTTGCTCACAACTGCTCGCTGCGCCCGGGGGCCCAGTGCGCCCACGGGGACTGCTGCGCGCACTGCCTG CTGAAGCCGGCTGGAGCGCTGTGCCGCCAGGCCATGGGCGACTGTGACCTCCCTGAGTTCTGCACGGGCATCTCCTCCCACTGTCCCCCAGACGTTTACCTACTGGACGGCTCACCCTGTGCCAGGGGCAGTGGCTACTGCTGGGATGGCGCATGTCCCACGCTGGAGCAGCAGTGCCAGCAGCTCTGGGGGCCTG GCTCCCATCCAGCCCCCGAGGCCTGTTTCCAGGTGGTGAACTCTGCGGGAGATGCCCACGGGAACTGCGGCCAGGACAGCAAGGGCCACTTCCTGCCCTGTGCAGGGAG GGATGTCCTGTGTGGGAAGCTACAGTGCCAGGGCGGAAAGCCCAGCCTGCTCACACCGCACATGGTGCCAGTGGACTCCACCGTTCACCTAGATGGCCATGAAGTGACCTGTCGGGGAGTGTTGGCACTCCCTGGTGCCCAGCTGGACCTGCTTGGCCTGGGCATGGTAGAACCAGGCACCCAGTGTGGACCTAGAATG GTGTGCCAGAGTAGGCGCTGCGAGAACACCGCCTTCCAGGAGCTGCATCGCTGCCTGACTGCCTGCCACAGCCATGGG GTTTGCAATAGCAACCATAactgccactgtgctccaggctgggcTCCACCCTTCTGTGACAACCCAGGCTTTGGTGGCAGCACGGACAGTGGCCCTGTGCAGCCTGAAA ACCGTGACACCTTCCTGCTGGCCATGCTCCTCAGCGTCCTGCTGCCTCTGCTCCCAGGGGCTGGCCTGGCCTGGTGTTGCTACCGACTCCCAGGAGCCCATCTGCAGCGAtgcagctggggctgcaggaggGACCCTGCGTGCAGTGG GTGGGCAGCACCCAGTCACCTTGAGTCCACTGTGGCCCCCCCAGCCCCAGGGTCTCCTGCTGACCATATTCACAGCATTCACCCTCCACCATTGCTCCCAGGCCCCGAGAACTCTCATGAGCCCAGCAGCCACCCTGAGAAGCCTGTGGCCCGCAGTCCCGCCTGA
- the ADAM33 gene encoding disintegrin and metalloproteinase domain-containing protein 33 isoform X18: MGWRPGRARGSPFLLLLLLLLLWPVPGAGVLPGHIPGQSVTPYWVLDGRPWRTVSLEEPVLKPDMGLVALEAEGQELLLELEKNQLLAPGYIETHYAPDGRPVVLAPNHKDHCHYQGRVRGFPNSWVVLCTCSGMSGLITLSSNASYYLRPWPPRGSKDFSTHKIFRMEQLFTWKGACGHRDPGDKAGMASLPGAPQSRDRREARRTGRYLELYIVADHTLFLTQQRNLNHTKQRLLEVANYVDQLLRTLDIQVVLTGLEVWTERDRSRVTQDANATLWAFLQWRRRLWAQRPHDSTQLLTGRAFQGATVGLAPVEGMCRAESSGGVSTDHSELPIGAAATMAHEIGHSLGLSHDPDGCCVEAAAESGGCVMAAATGRHPFPRVFSACSRRQLRAFFRKGGGACLSNAPDSGLPVLPARCGNGFVEAGEECDCGSGQECRDLCCFAHNCSLRPGAQCAHGDCCAHCLLKPAGALCRQAMGDCDLPEFCTGISSHCPPDVYLLDGSPCARGSGYCWDGACPTLEQQCQQLWGPGSHPAPEACFQVVNSAGDAHGNCGQDSKGHFLPCAGRDVLCGKLQCQGGKPSLLTPHMVPVDSTVHLDGHEVTCRGVLALPGAQLDLLGLGMVEPGTQCGPRMVCQSRRCENTAFQELHRCLTACHSHGVCNSNHNCHCAPGWAPPFCDNPGFGGSTDSGPVQPENRDTFLLAMLLSVLLPLLPGAGLAWCCYRLPGAHLQRCSWGCRRDPACSGPKDGPHRDHPLGGVHPMELGPTATGQPWALGPENSHEPSSHPEKPVARSPA, translated from the exons ATGGGCTGGAGACCCGGGAGAGCTCGGGGGTCCCCGTtcctgctgctgctactgctccTGCTGCTCTGGCCAGTGCCTGGCGCCGGGGTGCTTCCAG GACATATCCCTGGGCAGTCAGTCACCCCCTACTGGGTCCTGGATGGACGACCCTGGCGCACTGTCAGCCTGGAGGAGCCG GTCTTGAAGCCAGACATGGGGCTGGTGGCCCTGGAGGCTGAAGGCCAGGAGCTCCTGCTTGAGCTGGAGAAGAACCA GCTGCTGGCCCCAGGATACATAGAAACCCACTACGCCCCAGATGGGCGGCCAGTGGTGCTGGCCCCCAACCACAAG GATCATTGCCACTACCAAGGGCGAGTAAGGGGCTTCCCCAACTCCTGGGTAGTCCTCTGCACCTGCTCTGGGATGAG TGGCCTGATCACCCTCAGCAGCAATGCCAGCTATTATCTGCGTCCCTGGCCGCCCCGGGGCTCCAAGGACTTCTCAACCCACAAGATCTTCCGGATGGAGCAGCTGTTCACCTGGAAAGGAGCCTGTGGCCATAGAGATCCTGGGGACAAAGCGGGCATGGCCAGCCTTCCTGGGGCTCCCCAGAGCAGG GACAGGCGAGAAGCGCGCAGGACCGGGAGGTACCTGGAACTGTACATTGTGGCAGACCACACCCTG TTCTTGACCCAGCAGCGAAACTTGAACCACACCAAACAGCGTCTCCTGGAAGTCGCCAACTACGTGGACCAG CTTCTCAGGACTCTGGACATTCAGGTGGTGCTGACCGGTCTGGAAGTGTGGACCGAGCGGGACCGCAGCCGCGTCACGCAGGACGCCAACGCCACGCTCTGGGCCTTCCTGCAGTGGCGACGGAGGCTGTGGGCGCAGCGGCCCCACGACTCCACGCAGCTGCTCAC GGGCCGCGCCTTCCAGGGCGCCACAGTGGGCCTGGCGCCCGTCGAGGGCATGTGCCGCGCCGAGAGCTCGGGAGGCGTGAGCACG GACCATTCGGAGCTCCCCATTGGCGCCGCAGCCACCATGGCCCATGAGATTGGCCACAGCCTCGGCCTCAGCCACGACCCCGACGGCTGCTGCGTGGAGGCTGCGGCCGAGTCCGGAGGCTGCGTCATGGCTGCGGCCACCGG TAGGCACCCGTTCCCGCGCGTGTTCAGCGCCTGCAGCCGCCGCCAGCTGCGTGCCTTCTTCCGCAAGGGGGGCGGCGCGTGCCTCTCCAATGCCCCGGACTCCGGACTCCCAGTGCTGCCGGCGCGCTGCGGGAACGGCTTTGTGGAGGCGGGCGAGGAGTGTGACTGCGGCTCTGGCCAG GAGTGCCGCGACCTCTGCTGCTTTGCTCACAACTGCTCGCTGCGCCCGGGGGCCCAGTGCGCCCACGGGGACTGCTGCGCGCACTGCCTG CTGAAGCCGGCTGGAGCGCTGTGCCGCCAGGCCATGGGCGACTGTGACCTCCCTGAGTTCTGCACGGGCATCTCCTCCCACTGTCCCCCAGACGTTTACCTACTGGACGGCTCACCCTGTGCCAGGGGCAGTGGCTACTGCTGGGATGGCGCATGTCCCACGCTGGAGCAGCAGTGCCAGCAGCTCTGGGGGCCTG GCTCCCATCCAGCCCCCGAGGCCTGTTTCCAGGTGGTGAACTCTGCGGGAGATGCCCACGGGAACTGCGGCCAGGACAGCAAGGGCCACTTCCTGCCCTGTGCAGGGAG GGATGTCCTGTGTGGGAAGCTACAGTGCCAGGGCGGAAAGCCCAGCCTGCTCACACCGCACATGGTGCCAGTGGACTCCACCGTTCACCTAGATGGCCATGAAGTGACCTGTCGGGGAGTGTTGGCACTCCCTGGTGCCCAGCTGGACCTGCTTGGCCTGGGCATGGTAGAACCAGGCACCCAGTGTGGACCTAGAATG GTGTGCCAGAGTAGGCGCTGCGAGAACACCGCCTTCCAGGAGCTGCATCGCTGCCTGACTGCCTGCCACAGCCATGGG GTTTGCAATAGCAACCATAactgccactgtgctccaggctgggcTCCACCCTTCTGTGACAACCCAGGCTTTGGTGGCAGCACGGACAGTGGCCCTGTGCAGCCTGAAA ACCGTGACACCTTCCTGCTGGCCATGCTCCTCAGCGTCCTGCTGCCTCTGCTCCCAGGGGCTGGCCTGGCCTGGTGTTGCTACCGACTCCCAGGAGCCCATCTGCAGCGAtgcagctggggctgcaggaggGACCCTGCGTGCAGTGG GCCCAAGGATGGCCCACACAGGGACCACCCCCTGGGCGGCGTTCACCCCATGGAGTTGGGACCCACAGCCACTGGACAGCCCTGGGCCCTGG GCCCCGAGAACTCTCATGAGCCCAGCAGCCACCCTGAGAAGCCTGTGGCCCGCAGTCCCGCCTGA
- the ADAM33 gene encoding disintegrin and metalloproteinase domain-containing protein 33 isoform X14, translated as MGWRPGRARGSPFLLLLLLLLLWPVPGAGVLPGHIPGQSVTPYWVLDGRPWRTVSLEEPVLKPDMGLVALEAEGQELLLELEKNQLLAPGYIETHYAPDGRPVVLAPNHKDHCHYQGRVRGFPNSWVVLCTCSGMSGLITLSSNASYYLRPWPPRGSKDFSTHKIFRMEQLFTWKGACGHRDPGDKAGMASLPGAPQSRDRREARRTGRYLELYIVADHTLFLTQQRNLNHTKQRLLEVANYVDQLLRTLDIQVVLTGLEVWTERDRSRVTQDANATLWAFLQWRRRLWAQRPHDSTQLLTGRAFQGATVGLAPVEGMCRAESSGGVSTDHSELPIGAAATMAHEIGHSLGLSHDPDGCCVEAAAESGGCVMAAATGRHPFPRVFSACSRRQLRAFFRKGGGACLSNAPDSGLPVLPARCGNGFVEAGEECDCGSGQECRDLCCFAHNCSLRPGAQCAHGDCCAHCLLKPAGALCRQAMGDCDLPEFCTGISSHCPPDVYLLDGSPCARGSGYCWDGACPTLEQQCQQLWGPGSHPAPEACFQVVNSAGDAHGNCGQDSKGHFLPCAGRDVLCGKLQCQGGKPSLLTPHMVPVDSTVHLDGHEVTCRGVLALPGAQLDLLGLGMVEPGTQCGPRMVCQSRRCENTAFQELHRCLTACHSHGVCNSNHNCHCAPGWAPPFCDNPGFGGSTDSGPVQPENRDTFLLAMLLSVLLPLLPGAGLAWCCYRLPGAHLQRCSWGCRRDPACSGWAAPSHLESTVAPPAPGSPADHIHSIHPPPLLPGPENSHEPSSHPEKPVARSPA; from the exons ATGGGCTGGAGACCCGGGAGAGCTCGGGGGTCCCCGTtcctgctgctgctactgctccTGCTGCTCTGGCCAGTGCCTGGCGCCGGGGTGCTTCCAG GACATATCCCTGGGCAGTCAGTCACCCCCTACTGGGTCCTGGATGGACGACCCTGGCGCACTGTCAGCCTGGAGGAGCCG GTCTTGAAGCCAGACATGGGGCTGGTGGCCCTGGAGGCTGAAGGCCAGGAGCTCCTGCTTGAGCTGGAGAAGAACCA GCTGCTGGCCCCAGGATACATAGAAACCCACTACGCCCCAGATGGGCGGCCAGTGGTGCTGGCCCCCAACCACAAG GATCATTGCCACTACCAAGGGCGAGTAAGGGGCTTCCCCAACTCCTGGGTAGTCCTCTGCACCTGCTCTGGGATGAG TGGCCTGATCACCCTCAGCAGCAATGCCAGCTATTATCTGCGTCCCTGGCCGCCCCGGGGCTCCAAGGACTTCTCAACCCACAAGATCTTCCGGATGGAGCAGCTGTTCACCTGGAAAGGAGCCTGTGGCCATAGAGATCCTGGGGACAAAGCGGGCATGGCCAGCCTTCCTGGGGCTCCCCAGAGCAGG GACAGGCGAGAAGCGCGCAGGACCGGGAGGTACCTGGAACTGTACATTGTGGCAGACCACACCCTG TTCTTGACCCAGCAGCGAAACTTGAACCACACCAAACAGCGTCTCCTGGAAGTCGCCAACTACGTGGACCAG CTTCTCAGGACTCTGGACATTCAGGTGGTGCTGACCGGTCTGGAAGTGTGGACCGAGCGGGACCGCAGCCGCGTCACGCAGGACGCCAACGCCACGCTCTGGGCCTTCCTGCAGTGGCGACGGAGGCTGTGGGCGCAGCGGCCCCACGACTCCACGCAGCTGCTCAC GGGCCGCGCCTTCCAGGGCGCCACAGTGGGCCTGGCGCCCGTCGAGGGCATGTGCCGCGCCGAGAGCTCGGGAGGCGTGAGCACG GACCATTCGGAGCTCCCCATTGGCGCCGCAGCCACCATGGCCCATGAGATTGGCCACAGCCTCGGCCTCAGCCACGACCCCGACGGCTGCTGCGTGGAGGCTGCGGCCGAGTCCGGAGGCTGCGTCATGGCTGCGGCCACCGG TAGGCACCCGTTCCCGCGCGTGTTCAGCGCCTGCAGCCGCCGCCAGCTGCGTGCCTTCTTCCGCAAGGGGGGCGGCGCGTGCCTCTCCAATGCCCCGGACTCCGGACTCCCAGTGCTGCCGGCGCGCTGCGGGAACGGCTTTGTGGAGGCGGGCGAGGAGTGTGACTGCGGCTCTGGCCAG GAGTGCCGCGACCTCTGCTGCTTTGCTCACAACTGCTCGCTGCGCCCGGGGGCCCAGTGCGCCCACGGGGACTGCTGCGCGCACTGCCTG CTGAAGCCGGCTGGAGCGCTGTGCCGCCAGGCCATGGGCGACTGTGACCTCCCTGAGTTCTGCACGGGCATCTCCTCCCACTGTCCCCCAGACGTTTACCTACTGGACGGCTCACCCTGTGCCAGGGGCAGTGGCTACTGCTGGGATGGCGCATGTCCCACGCTGGAGCAGCAGTGCCAGCAGCTCTGGGGGCCTG GCTCCCATCCAGCCCCCGAGGCCTGTTTCCAGGTGGTGAACTCTGCGGGAGATGCCCACGGGAACTGCGGCCAGGACAGCAAGGGCCACTTCCTGCCCTGTGCAGGGAG GGATGTCCTGTGTGGGAAGCTACAGTGCCAGGGCGGAAAGCCCAGCCTGCTCACACCGCACATGGTGCCAGTGGACTCCACCGTTCACCTAGATGGCCATGAAGTGACCTGTCGGGGAGTGTTGGCACTCCCTGGTGCCCAGCTGGACCTGCTTGGCCTGGGCATGGTAGAACCAGGCACCCAGTGTGGACCTAGAATG GTGTGCCAGAGTAGGCGCTGCGAGAACACCGCCTTCCAGGAGCTGCATCGCTGCCTGACTGCCTGCCACAGCCATGGG GTTTGCAATAGCAACCATAactgccactgtgctccaggctgggcTCCACCCTTCTGTGACAACCCAGGCTTTGGTGGCAGCACGGACAGTGGCCCTGTGCAGCCTGAAA ACCGTGACACCTTCCTGCTGGCCATGCTCCTCAGCGTCCTGCTGCCTCTGCTCCCAGGGGCTGGCCTGGCCTGGTGTTGCTACCGACTCCCAGGAGCCCATCTGCAGCGAtgcagctggggctgcaggaggGACCCTGCGTGCAGTGG GTGGGCAGCACCCAGTCACCTTGAGTCCACTGTGGCCCCCCCAGCCCCAGGGTCTCCTGCTGACCATATTCACAGCATTCACCCTCCACCATTGCTCCCAGGCCCCGAGAACTCTCATGAGCCCAGCAGCCACCCTGAGAAGCCTGTGGCCCGCAGTCCCGCCTGA